A region from the Simiduia sp. 21SJ11W-1 genome encodes:
- a CDS encoding DUF1415 domain-containing protein codes for MAGSESAASAIISATEQWLHDVVIGLNLCPFARKPARKGAIRYAVASATDDETLMAELLHECQLLDEQPADALETTLLIVPGHLQSFEDFNHFLNLADWLIERHEYEGVYQLATFHPHYQFAGTAPDDAENLTNRAPYPILHLLREASLTQVLESYPNPEAIPEHNIARVRGLTQAECKKLFPYLFR; via the coding sequence ATGGCGGGCAGCGAAAGCGCCGCGAGCGCAATTATTTCCGCCACCGAGCAGTGGCTGCACGATGTTGTGATTGGTTTGAACCTCTGCCCCTTTGCGCGCAAGCCCGCCCGCAAAGGCGCCATACGCTATGCGGTAGCAAGCGCCACCGATGATGAAACGCTCATGGCCGAGCTGTTGCACGAATGCCAATTGCTTGATGAGCAGCCGGCAGACGCACTGGAAACCACACTGTTAATTGTGCCTGGCCATCTGCAAAGCTTTGAGGATTTCAATCATTTTTTAAATTTGGCAGATTGGCTGATAGAGCGGCACGAGTATGAAGGCGTGTACCAGCTGGCCACCTTTCACCCGCACTACCAGTTTGCAGGCACAGCACCCGATGACGCAGAAAATCTCACCAATCGCGCGCCTTACCCAATATTGCACTTACTGCGCGAGGCAAGCCTGACCCAGGTGTTGGAAAGCTACCCAAACCCCGAGGCCATTCCCGAGCACAACATTGCCAGAGTGCGCGGGCTTACACAGGCAGAGTGCAAAAAGTTATTTCCCTATTTATTTCGCTAG
- the gloA gene encoding lactoylglutathione lyase — MQYLHTMVRVEDLDASIDFYCNKLGLIEISRKDNDKGRFTLVFLAAPGDEARAREQQAPMVELTYNWDKEQYTGGRNFGHLAYRVDDIYALCEKLQSAGVTINRPPRDGYMAFVRSPDGISIELLQKGEPLAPREPWASMANTGEW; from the coding sequence ATGCAATACCTGCACACCATGGTTCGCGTTGAAGATCTTGATGCATCCATTGATTTTTATTGCAATAAATTAGGCCTGATTGAAATCAGCCGCAAAGATAATGACAAAGGGCGCTTTACGCTGGTGTTTCTGGCAGCACCCGGGGATGAAGCGCGCGCCCGCGAACAGCAGGCACCCATGGTAGAGCTCACCTACAATTGGGACAAAGAGCAATACACTGGCGGGCGCAATTTCGGCCACTTGGCCTACCGGGTAGATGATATATACGCACTGTGTGAAAAATTACAAAGTGCCGGAGTGACCATCAACCGACCACCGCGCGATGGCTACATGGCGTTTGTGCGCTCGCCCGATGGCATCTCCATTGAGTTGTTGCAAAAAGGCGAGCCACTCGCGCCCCGTGAACCCTGGGCATCTATGGCCAACACGGGCGAGTGGTAG
- a CDS encoding MAPEG family protein: MSIPIFCLLLAALMIVISKAPVAVAMARLDGRYDNRNPRAQQARLEGFGARALAAHQNTIEAFPVFAAGVLAALWAGADGLWTNALSVTFVVARIGYLVLYWYDWDKVRSLVWGVGLLSSLTLMGLAL, translated from the coding sequence ATGTCTATCCCAATTTTTTGCCTGTTACTTGCAGCCCTGATGATTGTGATTTCAAAAGCGCCGGTGGCGGTGGCCATGGCCCGATTGGACGGCCGCTACGACAACCGCAACCCGCGTGCGCAGCAAGCCCGCCTTGAAGGATTTGGCGCCCGTGCACTGGCGGCACACCAAAACACCATTGAAGCCTTTCCGGTGTTTGCCGCCGGTGTGTTGGCCGCCCTCTGGGCCGGCGCCGATGGCCTGTGGACTAACGCGCTGTCTGTCACCTTCGTGGTGGCGCGCATAGGCTACCTGGTACTTTATTGGTACGACTGGGACAAAGTCCGTTCACTGGTGTGGGGCGTGGGCCTGTTATCAAGCTTAACCCTAATGGGGCTTGCCCTTTAG
- a CDS encoding DUF2058 domain-containing protein, translating to MSSLQDQLLKAGLVDKKTAKQATKDKRKQQKVAKKSAQPQVDETKLAVEQARAEKAARDRALNAERDAVAQQKAIAAQIKQMVDTNKQSKGDGDIAYNFTFEKKIKKIYVSAAVQAHLIAGRLVIVGLEDRFEVVPKVIADKIQERDPNMVVVAPKQSEPDNEDDPYADYQIPDDLMW from the coding sequence ATGAGTTCACTACAAGATCAGCTGCTGAAAGCCGGCCTGGTTGACAAAAAAACCGCCAAGCAAGCCACCAAAGACAAACGCAAACAACAAAAGGTGGCGAAAAAATCTGCCCAACCCCAAGTGGATGAAACCAAACTTGCGGTAGAGCAGGCCCGTGCCGAAAAGGCCGCCCGCGATCGCGCCTTAAACGCCGAGCGCGACGCCGTGGCCCAACAAAAAGCCATTGCCGCCCAAATTAAACAAATGGTAGATACCAACAAACAAAGTAAGGGCGATGGCGATATTGCCTATAATTTTACCTTTGAGAAAAAAATCAAAAAGATCTATGTATCTGCAGCGGTACAAGCGCACCTGATTGCCGGGCGATTGGTTATTGTGGGCCTGGAAGATCGTTTTGAAGTGGTGCCTAAAGTCATTGCTGATAAAATCCAGGAGCGCGACCCGAACATGGTAGTAGTGGCGCCCAAACAGTCAGAGCCAGACAACGAAGACGACCCCTACGCCGACTACCAGATTCCCGATGATTTAATGTGGTAA
- a CDS encoding cupin domain-containing protein, which yields MAAPTEVVNLAQKLALFGDHWAPKVIAEMNDYQFKLVKLKGEFVWHSHADTDEVFLVLSGQLVIELRAGRVALSAGELYVVPKGVEHKPVAIEECQVMLIEPRGVVNTGAAGGALQAENDVWI from the coding sequence GTGGCAGCCCCCACTGAAGTGGTAAATCTCGCGCAAAAGCTCGCGCTATTTGGCGATCACTGGGCCCCCAAAGTGATTGCAGAAATGAACGACTACCAGTTCAAACTCGTCAAACTCAAAGGCGAGTTCGTCTGGCACAGCCATGCCGATACCGACGAAGTATTTTTGGTGCTTTCCGGGCAGCTGGTGATCGAGCTGCGCGCAGGTCGGGTAGCGCTATCGGCCGGTGAACTCTATGTGGTGCCCAAGGGTGTAGAGCACAAGCCTGTGGCTATTGAAGAGTGCCAGGTAATGTTGATAGAGCCGCGCGGTGTGGTAAACACCGGTGCCGCCGGTGGTGCCTTGCAGGCAGAAAACGATGTGTGGATTTAA